In a single window of the Mustela nigripes isolate SB6536 chromosome 17, MUSNIG.SB6536, whole genome shotgun sequence genome:
- the SYNE4 gene encoding nesprin-4 isoform X4 has product MALPPPLGPRPPSEPLNHPPGAPREPDIGGFTLCPASEERLRPDQAQKLGQDSLDPPQHLQGGLGGTEPAAGPLRLPAPTSSEDAAAAKHCEHLSSGQEVLEAEQDSLALCLLGLGLRLQDLERGLGPWASAQSRMGQLQALQADLRGAAERIDALLAFGEGLAQRSEPQARASLEQVLRALRAHRSSIFRRLWWLQAQLVSSSLVWPALAVPAPVLPRTPHLSFPTRHAHVGLQPLETLGRSTKTFPAPEVSGQEASISQSPGRDVGGRPWSPSSCIRALADPPPPPPPLPSPGGCHVAPATIRGVLLLFCPTGRDTLPGAQLCQWSSSNLST; this is encoded by the exons ATGGCCCTGCCTCCACCTCTGGGGCCTAGACCCCCCTCAGAGCCCCTCAACCACCCCCCTGGAGCCCCCAGGGAGCCGGACATTGGTGGATTCACCCTCTGCCCCGCTTCTGAGGAGAGACTCAG ACCAGACCAGGCCCAGAAACTGGGGCAAGACTCCTTGGACCCTCCCCAACACCTCCAGGGTGGGTTGGGGGGCACTGAGCCTGCTGCTGGTCCCCTCAGATTGCCAGCACCCACTTCCAGTGAGGACGCAGCAGCGGCCAAACACTGTGAG CACCTCAGCTCTGGCCAGGAGGTATTGGAGGCTGAGCAGGACAGCCTAGCCCTATGCCTGTTGGGGCTGGGCCTCCGGCTGCAGGACCTGGAGCGAGGCCTGGGGCCCTGGGCATCAGCCCAGAGTAGGATGGGCCAGCTGCAG GCGCTCCAGGCAGACCTCCGTGGGGCAGCTGAACGCATAGATGCCCTCCTGGCGTTTGGTGAGGGGCTGGCACAGCGGAGTGAACCTCAGGCCCGGGCATCCCTGGAGCAGGTCCTGAGAGCCCTCAGAGCCCACCGAAGCAGCATCTTTAGGCGACTGTGGTGGCTGCAGGCCCAGCTGGTCAGCTCTAGCCTGGTATGGCCTGCCCTGGCAGTCCCCGCCCCAG TTCTCCCAAGGACCCcacacctcagtttccccacaagACATGCTCATGTCGGGCTTCAGCCACTGGAAACACTTGGCAGGTCAACGAAGACGTTCCCTGCTCCGGAAGTCTCAG GACAAGAAGCGAGCATCTCCCAATCTCCAGGGCGTGATGTTGGAGGTAGACCCTGG AGCCCCTCCTCCTGCATCCGGGCACTCGctgatcctcctcctcctcctcctcctcttccttctcctggtgGGTGCCACGTTGCTCCTGCCACCATCAGGGGGGTCTTGCTGCTCTTCTGCCCGACTGGCCGGGACACCTTACCTGGTGCTCAGCTATGTCAATGGTCCTCCTCCAATCTGAGTACGTAG
- the SYNE4 gene encoding nesprin-4 isoform X1: MALPPPLGPRPPSEPLNHPPGAPREPDIGGFTLCPASEERLRPDQAQKLGQDSLDPPQHLQGGLGGTEPAAGPLRLPAPTSSEDAAAAKHCEHLSSGQEVLEAEQDSLALCLLGLGLRLQDLERGLGPWASAQSRMGQLQALQADLRGAAERIDALLAFGEGLAQRSEPQARASLEQVLRALRAHRSSIFRRLWWLQAQLVSSSLVFEEASPLDQDLEVEGDLDGPGPGGIWGPWTPSSYPTPAELEWDPAGDVGGLRPLWQKTAWTPGAPCELCGHRGPQGRGQGLEFSQGPHTSVSPQDMLMSGFSHWKHLAGQRRRSLLRKSQDKKRASPNLQGVMLEVDPGAPPPASGHSLILLLLLLLFLLLVGATLLLPPSGGSCCSSARLAGTPYLVLSYVNGPPPI, from the exons ATGGCCCTGCCTCCACCTCTGGGGCCTAGACCCCCCTCAGAGCCCCTCAACCACCCCCCTGGAGCCCCCAGGGAGCCGGACATTGGTGGATTCACCCTCTGCCCCGCTTCTGAGGAGAGACTCAG ACCAGACCAGGCCCAGAAACTGGGGCAAGACTCCTTGGACCCTCCCCAACACCTCCAGGGTGGGTTGGGGGGCACTGAGCCTGCTGCTGGTCCCCTCAGATTGCCAGCACCCACTTCCAGTGAGGACGCAGCAGCGGCCAAACACTGTGAG CACCTCAGCTCTGGCCAGGAGGTATTGGAGGCTGAGCAGGACAGCCTAGCCCTATGCCTGTTGGGGCTGGGCCTCCGGCTGCAGGACCTGGAGCGAGGCCTGGGGCCCTGGGCATCAGCCCAGAGTAGGATGGGCCAGCTGCAG GCGCTCCAGGCAGACCTCCGTGGGGCAGCTGAACGCATAGATGCCCTCCTGGCGTTTGGTGAGGGGCTGGCACAGCGGAGTGAACCTCAGGCCCGGGCATCCCTGGAGCAGGTCCTGAGAGCCCTCAGAGCCCACCGAAGCAGCATCTTTAGGCGACTGTGGTGGCTGCAGGCCCAGCTGGTCAGCTCTAGCCTG GTATTTGAGGAGGCCAGCCCACTGGATCAGGACTTGGAAGTCGAGGGGGACTTGGATGGGCCAGGACCTGGTGGGATCTGGGGGCCCTGGACACCCAGTAGCTACCCCACTCCCGCAGAGTTGGAGTGGGACCCGGCAGGGGATGTTGGAGGCCTCAGGCCCTTGTGGCAAAAGACAGCCTGGACACCAGGAGCTCCCTGTGAGCTGTGTGGTCACAGAGGCCCCCAGGGCAGGGGACAAGGCCTTGAG TTCTCCCAAGGACCCcacacctcagtttccccacaagACATGCTCATGTCGGGCTTCAGCCACTGGAAACACTTGGCAGGTCAACGAAGACGTTCCCTGCTCCGGAAGTCTCAG GACAAGAAGCGAGCATCTCCCAATCTCCAGGGCGTGATGTTGGAGGTAGACCCTGG AGCCCCTCCTCCTGCATCCGGGCACTCGctgatcctcctcctcctcctcctcctcttccttctcctggtgGGTGCCACGTTGCTCCTGCCACCATCAGGGGGGTCTTGCTGCTCTTCTGCCCGACTGGCCGGGACACCTTACCTGGTGCTCAGCTATGTCAATGGTCCTCCTCCAATCTGA
- the SYNE4 gene encoding nesprin-4 isoform X2, whose amino-acid sequence MALPPPLGPRPPSEPLNHPPGAPREPDIGGFTLCPASEERLRPDQAQKLGQDSLDPPQHLQGGLGGTEPAAGPLRLPAPTSSEDAAAAKHCEHLSSGQEVLEAEQDSLALCLLGLGLRLQDLERGLGPWASAQSRMGQLQALQADLRGAAERIDALLAFGEGLAQRSEPQARASLEQVLRALRAHRSSIFRRLWWLQAQLVFEEASPLDQDLEVEGDLDGPGPGGIWGPWTPSSYPTPAELEWDPAGDVGGLRPLWQKTAWTPGAPCELCGHRGPQGRGQGLEFSQGPHTSVSPQDMLMSGFSHWKHLAGQRRRSLLRKSQDKKRASPNLQGVMLEVDPGAPPPASGHSLILLLLLLLFLLLVGATLLLPPSGGSCCSSARLAGTPYLVLSYVNGPPPI is encoded by the exons ATGGCCCTGCCTCCACCTCTGGGGCCTAGACCCCCCTCAGAGCCCCTCAACCACCCCCCTGGAGCCCCCAGGGAGCCGGACATTGGTGGATTCACCCTCTGCCCCGCTTCTGAGGAGAGACTCAG ACCAGACCAGGCCCAGAAACTGGGGCAAGACTCCTTGGACCCTCCCCAACACCTCCAGGGTGGGTTGGGGGGCACTGAGCCTGCTGCTGGTCCCCTCAGATTGCCAGCACCCACTTCCAGTGAGGACGCAGCAGCGGCCAAACACTGTGAG CACCTCAGCTCTGGCCAGGAGGTATTGGAGGCTGAGCAGGACAGCCTAGCCCTATGCCTGTTGGGGCTGGGCCTCCGGCTGCAGGACCTGGAGCGAGGCCTGGGGCCCTGGGCATCAGCCCAGAGTAGGATGGGCCAGCTGCAG GCGCTCCAGGCAGACCTCCGTGGGGCAGCTGAACGCATAGATGCCCTCCTGGCGTTTGGTGAGGGGCTGGCACAGCGGAGTGAACCTCAGGCCCGGGCATCCCTGGAGCAGGTCCTGAGAGCCCTCAGAGCCCACCGAAGCAGCATCTTTAGGCGACTGTGGTGGCTGCAGGCCCAGCTG GTATTTGAGGAGGCCAGCCCACTGGATCAGGACTTGGAAGTCGAGGGGGACTTGGATGGGCCAGGACCTGGTGGGATCTGGGGGCCCTGGACACCCAGTAGCTACCCCACTCCCGCAGAGTTGGAGTGGGACCCGGCAGGGGATGTTGGAGGCCTCAGGCCCTTGTGGCAAAAGACAGCCTGGACACCAGGAGCTCCCTGTGAGCTGTGTGGTCACAGAGGCCCCCAGGGCAGGGGACAAGGCCTTGAG TTCTCCCAAGGACCCcacacctcagtttccccacaagACATGCTCATGTCGGGCTTCAGCCACTGGAAACACTTGGCAGGTCAACGAAGACGTTCCCTGCTCCGGAAGTCTCAG GACAAGAAGCGAGCATCTCCCAATCTCCAGGGCGTGATGTTGGAGGTAGACCCTGG AGCCCCTCCTCCTGCATCCGGGCACTCGctgatcctcctcctcctcctcctcctcttccttctcctggtgGGTGCCACGTTGCTCCTGCCACCATCAGGGGGGTCTTGCTGCTCTTCTGCCCGACTGGCCGGGACACCTTACCTGGTGCTCAGCTATGTCAATGGTCCTCCTCCAATCTGA
- the SYNE4 gene encoding nesprin-4 isoform X3, translated as MALPPPLGPRPPSEPLNHPPGAPREPDIGGFTLCPASEERLRLPAPTSSEDAAAAKHCEHLSSGQEVLEAEQDSLALCLLGLGLRLQDLERGLGPWASAQSRMGQLQALQADLRGAAERIDALLAFGEGLAQRSEPQARASLEQVLRALRAHRSSIFRRLWWLQAQLVSSSLVFEEASPLDQDLEVEGDLDGPGPGGIWGPWTPSSYPTPAELEWDPAGDVGGLRPLWQKTAWTPGAPCELCGHRGPQGRGQGLEFSQGPHTSVSPQDMLMSGFSHWKHLAGQRRRSLLRKSQDKKRASPNLQGVMLEVDPGAPPPASGHSLILLLLLLLFLLLVGATLLLPPSGGSCCSSARLAGTPYLVLSYVNGPPPI; from the exons ATGGCCCTGCCTCCACCTCTGGGGCCTAGACCCCCCTCAGAGCCCCTCAACCACCCCCCTGGAGCCCCCAGGGAGCCGGACATTGGTGGATTCACCCTCTGCCCCGCTTCTGAGGAGAGACTCAG ATTGCCAGCACCCACTTCCAGTGAGGACGCAGCAGCGGCCAAACACTGTGAG CACCTCAGCTCTGGCCAGGAGGTATTGGAGGCTGAGCAGGACAGCCTAGCCCTATGCCTGTTGGGGCTGGGCCTCCGGCTGCAGGACCTGGAGCGAGGCCTGGGGCCCTGGGCATCAGCCCAGAGTAGGATGGGCCAGCTGCAG GCGCTCCAGGCAGACCTCCGTGGGGCAGCTGAACGCATAGATGCCCTCCTGGCGTTTGGTGAGGGGCTGGCACAGCGGAGTGAACCTCAGGCCCGGGCATCCCTGGAGCAGGTCCTGAGAGCCCTCAGAGCCCACCGAAGCAGCATCTTTAGGCGACTGTGGTGGCTGCAGGCCCAGCTGGTCAGCTCTAGCCTG GTATTTGAGGAGGCCAGCCCACTGGATCAGGACTTGGAAGTCGAGGGGGACTTGGATGGGCCAGGACCTGGTGGGATCTGGGGGCCCTGGACACCCAGTAGCTACCCCACTCCCGCAGAGTTGGAGTGGGACCCGGCAGGGGATGTTGGAGGCCTCAGGCCCTTGTGGCAAAAGACAGCCTGGACACCAGGAGCTCCCTGTGAGCTGTGTGGTCACAGAGGCCCCCAGGGCAGGGGACAAGGCCTTGAG TTCTCCCAAGGACCCcacacctcagtttccccacaagACATGCTCATGTCGGGCTTCAGCCACTGGAAACACTTGGCAGGTCAACGAAGACGTTCCCTGCTCCGGAAGTCTCAG GACAAGAAGCGAGCATCTCCCAATCTCCAGGGCGTGATGTTGGAGGTAGACCCTGG AGCCCCTCCTCCTGCATCCGGGCACTCGctgatcctcctcctcctcctcctcctcttccttctcctggtgGGTGCCACGTTGCTCCTGCCACCATCAGGGGGGTCTTGCTGCTCTTCTGCCCGACTGGCCGGGACACCTTACCTGGTGCTCAGCTATGTCAATGGTCCTCCTCCAATCTGA
- the SDHAF1 gene encoding succinate dehydrogenase assembly factor 1, mitochondrial, translated as MSRPSRLQRQVLSLYRELLRAGRGKPGVEARVRAEFRQHACLPRSDVLRIEYLYRRGRRQLQLLRSGHATAMGAFVRLRGPTEEASGSGAPGTQPDNAGGPRNPLNSTGSPENPLDGR; from the coding sequence ATGAGCCGCCCCAGCCGGCTGCAGAGGCAAGTTTTGAGCTTGTACCGCGAGCTGCTGCGCGCCGGGCGCGGGAAGCCGGGCGTCGAGGCGCGAGTTCGGGCCGAGTTCCGGCAGCACGCCTGCTTGCCGCGCTCCGACGTGCTGCGGATCGAGTACCTGTACCGCCGCGGGCGGCGCCAGCTGCAGCTATTACGCTCCGGCCACGCCACGGCCATGGGTGCCTTCGTGCGTCTGCGGGGTCCAACTGAGGAGGCCAGCGGCTCGGGGGCCCCAGGGACCCAGCCTGACAATGCTGGTGGTCCGAGGAACCCCCTCAACAGCACGGGGTCACCAGAGAACCCTCTCGATGGGCGGTGA